Proteins from a single region of Nocardioides anomalus:
- a CDS encoding YiaA/YiaB family inner membrane protein: protein MTSNPNSSRNTSAFFAQAGISFAVALLAMCFAILYLPVGPWVRAFLGLGTLYLTTSAFTLAKCIRDAQESQAVVTRLDQARVDKILAEHDPFRTVS from the coding sequence ATGACCTCGAACCCGAACAGCAGCCGCAACACCTCCGCGTTCTTCGCCCAGGCCGGCATCTCCTTCGCCGTCGCCCTGCTGGCCATGTGCTTCGCGATCCTCTACCTGCCCGTCGGCCCCTGGGTCCGGGCGTTCCTGGGACTCGGCACCCTCTACCTCACGACCTCGGCCTTCACGCTGGCCAAGTGCATCCGCGACGCCCAGGAGTCGCAGGCCGTGGTCACCCGCCTCGACCAGGCCCGGGTGGACAAGATCCTGGCCGAGCACGACCCCTTCCGCACCGTCTCCTGA
- the def gene encoding peptide deformylase: MSEQLPHVPYGALPVGGTVRPITRWGTDVMHRPQAPVTAYDEELARLVADMVATMYAADGVGLAACQIGVDRAVFVFDCPDDSGRHTAGVVCNPVLTLPEGKDRQLDDGDEGCLSYPGAFVECARPDHASVTGTGLDGSEVRFEGTGMLARCLQHETDHTLGTVFGDRLPTKARKRLQKQMEKAADEYPLDWPVEE; encoded by the coding sequence GTGTCCGAGCAGCTCCCCCACGTGCCGTACGGCGCCCTGCCCGTCGGCGGGACGGTCCGCCCCATCACCCGCTGGGGCACCGACGTGATGCACCGCCCGCAGGCCCCGGTCACGGCCTACGACGAGGAGCTGGCCCGGCTGGTCGCCGACATGGTCGCCACGATGTACGCCGCCGACGGGGTCGGGCTCGCGGCCTGCCAGATCGGGGTGGACCGGGCGGTGTTCGTCTTCGACTGCCCCGACGACAGCGGGCGCCACACCGCCGGCGTGGTCTGCAACCCCGTGCTGACCCTGCCCGAGGGCAAGGACCGCCAGCTCGACGACGGTGACGAGGGCTGCCTGTCCTACCCGGGCGCGTTCGTGGAGTGCGCCCGTCCCGACCACGCGTCGGTGACCGGCACTGGCCTGGACGGCTCCGAGGTCCGCTTCGAGGGCACCGGCATGCTGGCCCGCTGCCTGCAGCACGAGACCGACCACACCCTGGGCACGGTCTTCGGCGACAGGTTGCCGACCAAGGCCCGCAAGCGGCTGCAGAAGCAGATGGAGAAGGCGGCCGACGAGTACCCCCTCGACTGGCCGGTCGAGGAGTGA
- a CDS encoding carbohydrate-binding protein yields the protein MLPGETPEPTPTVAAGTYPAWHPERAYLKDDRVLWDGYAYLALWWTQGDPPDAQSTASEPSPWRMLRPAEVTAGAGPSTDEP from the coding sequence GTGCTGCCGGGCGAGACACCGGAGCCCACGCCGACCGTCGCGGCCGGCACCTACCCGGCGTGGCACCCCGAGCGCGCCTACCTCAAGGACGACCGCGTCCTCTGGGACGGCTACGCCTACCTCGCCCTGTGGTGGACCCAGGGCGACCCGCCTGACGCGCAGTCCACCGCGAGCGAGCCGTCGCCGTGGCGGATGCTGCGACCGGCCGAGGTCACCGCCGGGGCCGGTCCGAGCACCGACGAGCCCTGA
- a CDS encoding TrmH family RNA methyltransferase: MAELVPVEDPADPRLADYRDLRDVELRKHLEAEHGLFLAEGEKVVRRAVEAGHAPRSFLMAPRWLEGLADVLDRTDAPCFVVSEDLAEQVTGFHVHRGALASLERRPLPSLDDVLAGARSVLVLEDVVDHTNVGAIFRSGAALGFDAVLLAPRCADPLYRRAVKVAMGAVFALPWTRLDDWYDALPALSERGFTTVALTLAADAVPVEDAVAGVDRLALVLGSEGHGLSERWQQSADRRAVIPMAAGIDSLNVAAATAVACYVAARRTSSS; the protein is encoded by the coding sequence GTGGCTGAGCTCGTCCCGGTCGAGGACCCGGCCGACCCGCGACTGGCCGACTACCGCGACCTGCGTGACGTGGAGCTGCGCAAGCACCTCGAGGCCGAGCACGGGCTGTTCCTGGCCGAGGGCGAGAAGGTGGTGCGCCGCGCGGTCGAGGCCGGCCACGCGCCGCGCTCGTTCCTGATGGCCCCGCGCTGGCTCGAGGGGCTGGCCGACGTCCTCGACCGCACCGACGCCCCCTGCTTCGTCGTCTCCGAGGACCTGGCCGAGCAGGTCACCGGCTTCCACGTGCACCGCGGGGCGCTGGCCTCGCTCGAGCGGCGCCCGCTGCCGTCCCTCGACGACGTGCTGGCCGGCGCCCGCTCCGTGCTCGTGCTCGAGGACGTCGTGGACCACACCAACGTCGGCGCGATCTTCCGCTCCGGCGCTGCCCTCGGCTTCGACGCCGTCCTGCTCGCACCCCGCTGCGCCGACCCGCTCTACCGGAGGGCGGTCAAGGTGGCCATGGGGGCGGTCTTCGCGCTGCCGTGGACCCGCCTCGACGACTGGTACGACGCGCTGCCGGCGCTCTCGGAGCGCGGCTTCACCACCGTCGCCCTCACCCTGGCCGCCGACGCCGTCCCGGTCGAGGACGCCGTGGCCGGCGTGGACCGGCTCGCGCTGGTGCTCGGCTCGGAGGGGCACGGCCTCTCGGAGCGCTGGCAGCAGAGCGCCGACCGCCGCGCGGTGATCCCGATGGCCGCCGGCATCGACTCGCTCAACGTCGCTGCGGCCACCGCGGTCGCCTGCTACGTGGCGGCGCGCCGGACGTCGAGCTCGTAG
- the galK gene encoding galactokinase, with product MTTVEPGLPDELVAGARSAFADQYGEPPATVGRAPGRVNLMGEHTDYNAGLVLPVALPHATYAAARPRGDEQVRVTSRQQEESWEGTLGELGPRSVEGWAGYAAGVVWSLREAGYAVPGVDLLVDSTVPVGAGLSSSAAIECAVGIALLDLVDAADDADPLVAAAIRAETEVVGAPTGGMDQTVAVHGEHGTALLIDFRSGEHRPVPLDLRGHTLLVTDTRVSHALTDGGYGSRREDCEAAARALGVPSLREATLEQVATIEDERIRRRATHIVTETARTTETVEALEAGDWDRVGGLFDASHRSMRDEFEISCPELDAAVSVAVEAGAVAARMTGGGFGGSSVAVVPDERVEAVMNAIDAAFVLEGFRSPVHLRATPSGGASVHRA from the coding sequence GTGACCACCGTGGAGCCCGGCCTTCCCGACGAGCTCGTCGCGGGCGCGCGCAGCGCCTTCGCCGACCAGTACGGCGAGCCGCCGGCCACCGTCGGCCGGGCCCCGGGCCGGGTCAACCTGATGGGCGAGCACACCGACTACAACGCCGGGCTGGTCCTCCCGGTCGCGCTCCCCCACGCGACGTACGCCGCCGCCCGCCCGCGGGGGGACGAGCAGGTGCGCGTCACCAGCCGCCAGCAGGAGGAGAGCTGGGAGGGCACGCTCGGCGAGCTCGGGCCGCGCAGCGTCGAGGGCTGGGCCGGGTACGCCGCCGGCGTGGTCTGGTCGCTGCGCGAGGCGGGGTACGCCGTCCCGGGCGTCGACCTCCTCGTCGACAGCACCGTCCCCGTCGGCGCGGGGCTGTCCTCCAGCGCCGCGATCGAGTGCGCGGTGGGCATCGCCCTGCTCGACCTGGTCGACGCAGCCGACGACGCCGATCCCCTGGTGGCCGCGGCCATCCGCGCCGAGACCGAGGTGGTCGGCGCGCCGACCGGGGGCATGGACCAGACCGTGGCCGTCCACGGGGAGCACGGCACCGCGCTGCTCATCGACTTCCGCTCCGGCGAGCACCGTCCGGTCCCGCTGGACCTGCGCGGCCACACCCTGCTGGTCACCGACACCCGCGTCTCCCACGCGCTGACCGACGGCGGCTACGGCTCGCGCCGCGAGGACTGCGAGGCCGCGGCCCGTGCGCTCGGCGTGCCGAGCCTGCGCGAGGCCACGCTCGAGCAGGTCGCGACGATCGAGGACGAGCGGATCCGGCGCCGGGCCACCCACATCGTCACCGAGACAGCCCGCACCACCGAGACCGTCGAGGCCCTGGAGGCCGGCGACTGGGACCGCGTGGGCGGCCTCTTCGACGCCTCGCACCGCTCGATGCGCGACGAATTCGAGATCTCCTGCCCCGAGCTCGACGCCGCCGTGTCGGTGGCGGTGGAGGCCGGCGCGGTCGCGGCCCGGATGACCGGCGGTGGCTTCGGCGGCTCGAGCGTCGCGGTCGTGCCGGACGAGCGGGTCGAGGCCGTGATGAACGCGATCGACGCGGCGTTCGTGCTCGAGGGCTTCCGGTCCCCGGTGCACCTGCGGGCCACGCCCTCCGGCGGCGCCAGCGTGCACCGGGCCTAG
- a CDS encoding DUF2252 domain-containing protein translates to MTSKRERDRTDLIVTTLEDAFAPLMAADPVAFRGKFRTMSADPHAFYRGTACLFYADVTAAEDPYVDERSGRIWVHGDLHVENFGTYLNSDGLLVFDVNDFDEAYLGHFTWDLQRFAASLALVGWQKALPEDDVRRLVARFLRAYLSQVDEYEGSADDDFALHLDNTDGPVHEALVVARTMRRSDLLEEATVRDGGERRLVEDATTRRLGKQERRRVEAAYASYLETIPAHKRWSRSLFYELLDVCGKSGFGIGSAGLPAYNLLIEGNSQALDNDVLLSMKQANVPAISRFVDSEAVESYFDHEGHRTVVSQRALQKHTDPLLGHTELDGVGYVVAEVSPYEVDLDWSNLTEPDEIAAVVDLLGRATAKIHCASDEDSDEDLVDFQVESAIRESLHRRRKEFTGWVTDFALEYAGRVRADHALFVDAFRAGRIGVSAT, encoded by the coding sequence GTGACCAGCAAGAGGGAGCGGGACCGCACCGACCTCATCGTGACCACGCTCGAGGACGCGTTCGCGCCCCTGATGGCGGCGGACCCGGTGGCCTTCCGCGGGAAGTTCCGCACCATGTCGGCCGATCCGCACGCGTTCTACCGCGGCACGGCGTGCCTGTTCTACGCCGACGTCACCGCCGCCGAGGACCCGTACGTCGACGAGCGCAGCGGCCGGATCTGGGTGCACGGCGACCTGCACGTGGAGAACTTCGGGACCTACCTCAACTCCGACGGGCTGCTGGTCTTCGACGTCAACGACTTCGACGAGGCCTACCTCGGGCACTTCACCTGGGACCTGCAGCGGTTCGCGGCGTCGCTGGCCCTCGTCGGCTGGCAGAAGGCGCTGCCGGAGGACGACGTGCGCCGGCTGGTCGCCCGCTTTCTCCGCGCGTACCTCAGCCAGGTCGACGAGTACGAGGGCAGCGCGGACGACGACTTCGCGCTGCACCTGGACAACACCGACGGACCGGTCCACGAGGCCCTGGTGGTGGCGCGCACGATGCGCCGCTCGGACCTGCTGGAGGAGGCCACGGTGCGCGACGGCGGCGAGCGGCGCTTGGTCGAGGACGCCACCACGCGGCGGTTGGGGAAGCAGGAGCGCCGGCGGGTCGAGGCCGCCTACGCCTCGTACCTCGAGACGATCCCCGCCCACAAGCGGTGGTCGCGCTCGCTCTTCTACGAGCTGCTCGACGTGTGCGGCAAGAGCGGCTTCGGCATCGGCTCGGCCGGGCTGCCGGCGTACAACCTGCTCATCGAGGGCAACAGCCAGGCGCTGGACAACGACGTGCTGCTGTCCATGAAGCAGGCCAACGTGCCGGCGATCTCGCGGTTCGTGGACTCCGAGGCCGTCGAGTCGTACTTCGACCACGAGGGCCACCGCACCGTGGTCAGCCAGCGCGCGCTGCAGAAGCACACCGACCCGCTGCTCGGGCACACCGAGCTGGACGGGGTGGGCTACGTCGTGGCCGAGGTCTCGCCGTACGAGGTGGACCTGGACTGGTCGAACCTCACCGAGCCCGACGAGATCGCCGCCGTCGTCGACCTGCTCGGCCGGGCCACGGCCAAGATCCACTGCGCCTCCGACGAGGACAGCGACGAGGACCTGGTCGACTTCCAGGTCGAGAGCGCGATCCGGGAGTCGCTGCACCGGCGCCGCAAGGAGTTCACCGGCTGGGTCACCGACTTCGCCCTGGAGTACGCCGGGCGCGTGCGCGCCGACCACGCCCTCTTCGTCGACGCGTTCCGGGCCGGGCGGATCGGGGTCTCCGCCACCTAG
- a CDS encoding histone H1, whose protein sequence is MARKNPLGKLKDVADVAVAVATETVKKPVGTGQKVVESAVGQALTVAGAVTDKLPGRRRSAKKAPQKAAQQAPAPPAPVAQPQPEPTRPHGDPVQLAAKKAPAKKAPAKAPATKAAVPAPAARKAPAAPAPVAKKAPAKKAPATKAPAPAPAPAEPAPVAKKAPAKKAAAKKAPLKKAPSKKAAVTAPAKAAAKKAAAKKSAKSAASLAAVEDNTVETPVGTTGADLGTNPDTAETDLQQPGTAPLLDPSLTASIKAEAETGAAAADPDKG, encoded by the coding sequence GTGGCCCGCAAGAACCCGCTCGGCAAGCTCAAGGACGTCGCCGACGTCGCCGTCGCCGTCGCGACGGAGACCGTGAAGAAGCCGGTCGGCACCGGCCAGAAGGTCGTCGAGAGCGCCGTCGGGCAGGCCCTGACCGTCGCCGGAGCCGTCACCGACAAGCTGCCCGGTCGTCGGCGCAGCGCCAAGAAGGCCCCGCAGAAGGCGGCTCAGCAGGCTCCCGCTCCCCCGGCTCCCGTCGCCCAGCCGCAGCCCGAGCCGACGCGCCCGCACGGCGACCCGGTCCAGTTGGCGGCCAAGAAGGCGCCCGCGAAGAAGGCCCCCGCGAAGGCCCCGGCCACGAAGGCCGCGGTGCCGGCCCCGGCGGCGAGGAAGGCGCCGGCTGCGCCCGCGCCGGTCGCGAAGAAGGCGCCGGCCAAGAAGGCGCCCGCCACGAAGGCCCCGGCACCCGCGCCGGCCCCGGCCGAGCCCGCGCCGGTGGCCAAGAAGGCCCCGGCGAAGAAGGCAGCGGCCAAGAAGGCGCCGCTGAAGAAGGCGCCGAGCAAGAAGGCCGCGGTCACCGCCCCGGCCAAGGCGGCTGCGAAGAAGGCCGCGGCCAAGAAGAGCGCGAAGAGCGCGGCGTCCCTGGCCGCCGTCGAGGACAACACCGTCGAGACGCCGGTCGGCACCACCGGCGCGGACCTGGGCACCAACCCGGACACCGCCGAGACCGACCTCCAGCAGCCCGGCACCGCGCCCCTGCTCGACCCGTCACTGACCGCCTCGATCAAGGCCGAGGCCGAGACCGGCGCAGCCGCCGCCGACCCCGACAAGGGCTGA
- a CDS encoding acyl-CoA dehydrogenase family protein encodes MPINLDDPKKFKTLVGQAHQVAMNMLRPISRKYDLAEHEYPKELDMLAAMIDGLAESGASEGAGAAGVRRGSSAEDAGNKNGTNLASVMSIQEMCWGDVGLLLSMPRQGLGNSAIASVADDEQLERFDGVWAGMAITEPGTGSDSANIKTTAVLDGDEYVLNGEKIYVTSGDRADHIVVWATLDRSLGRAAIKSFVVPKGTPGMRVDRLEHKLGIRASDTATIIFEDCRVPAANLLGSPEVDPKQGFAGAMATFDNTRPLVASMAVGCASAALDLTRELLASAGVEVDHDRPAYAQSAAAAKFLQLESDLEGARLLMLQAAWMADNRQPNSLEASMAKAKAGRVGSDVTLSCVELCGAVGYSEGELLEKWARDSKILDIFEGTQQIQQLIVARRVLGLSSAELK; translated from the coding sequence ATGCCCATCAACCTGGACGACCCGAAGAAGTTCAAGACGCTGGTGGGCCAGGCCCACCAGGTCGCGATGAACATGCTGCGCCCGATCAGCCGCAAGTACGACCTCGCCGAGCACGAGTACCCCAAGGAGCTCGACATGCTCGCGGCGATGATCGACGGGCTCGCCGAGTCCGGCGCCTCGGAGGGTGCGGGCGCGGCCGGCGTCCGCCGCGGCTCGTCGGCCGAGGACGCCGGCAACAAGAACGGCACCAACCTGGCCTCGGTCATGTCCATCCAGGAGATGTGCTGGGGCGACGTCGGCCTGCTGCTCTCCATGCCGCGCCAGGGCCTGGGCAACTCGGCCATCGCCAGCGTGGCCGACGACGAGCAGCTCGAGCGCTTCGACGGCGTGTGGGCCGGCATGGCCATCACCGAGCCCGGCACCGGCTCGGACTCGGCCAACATCAAGACCACCGCCGTCCTCGACGGCGACGAGTACGTCCTCAACGGCGAGAAGATCTACGTCACCTCCGGCGACCGCGCCGACCACATCGTGGTCTGGGCGACCCTCGACCGCTCGCTCGGCCGGGCCGCGATCAAGTCGTTCGTCGTGCCCAAGGGCACGCCGGGGATGCGCGTGGACCGGCTCGAGCACAAGCTCGGCATCCGCGCCTCGGACACCGCGACGATCATCTTCGAGGACTGCCGCGTGCCTGCCGCCAACCTGCTGGGCTCGCCCGAGGTCGACCCCAAGCAGGGGTTCGCCGGCGCCATGGCCACCTTCGACAACACCCGCCCGCTGGTCGCCTCGATGGCCGTCGGCTGCGCCTCGGCGGCCCTGGACCTGACCCGCGAGCTGCTGGCCTCGGCCGGCGTGGAGGTCGACCACGACCGGCCGGCGTACGCCCAGTCCGCGGCCGCCGCCAAGTTCCTCCAGCTCGAGTCCGACCTCGAGGGCGCGCGGCTGCTCATGCTGCAGGCCGCCTGGATGGCCGACAACCGCCAGCCCAACTCGCTCGAGGCGTCGATGGCCAAGGCCAAGGCCGGCCGGGTCGGCTCCGACGTCACGCTGTCGTGCGTCGAGCTGTGCGGTGCTGTCGGCTACAGCGAGGGCGAGCTGCTGGAGAAGTGGGCCCGCGACTCCAAGATCCTCGACATCTTCGAGGGCACGCAGCAGATCCAGCAGCTCATCGTGGCGCGCCGGGTGCTCGGGCTGTCCAGTGCCGAGCTGAAGTAG
- a CDS encoding LLM class flavin-dependent oxidoreductase — protein sequence MTLPDPALVVLVGPSGSGKSTWAAARYRGEEIVSSDALRGVVGSGPHDLDASADAFDLLERVVAARTGRGLTTVVDTLGTDEARRRGWLARAREAGLPAVLVVLDTPAAECRRRNAARDRPVPAPVLAAQLARHRALVPHLALEGWDVVATVTAEAPAPTAPAPAVARADRRTSQGLAVVLQVSRFPWGEEPLAWLTGVARAAAAAGFAGLSVMDHLIQIPQVDRAWAPIPEPWVTLGAVAGLDLGLELGTLVTPVTFRAPGITAKAAATLDVLTGGRAFVGVGAGWFEREHAAYGLSFPPPRQRLDDLERGIATMRALWAPGTKPAAELPETTSYPRPVGPLPVVVGGTGARTLRIAATLGDAANVPSARPALDGYVAALRRHSETVRLTVLDLPTVGTDREDAWARVERLRGRTSAAAYAERTHAGSAAEHRDRWAGLAELGVDTVFLGLADLERPEDVERLAPLLR from the coding sequence GTGACCCTCCCCGACCCGGCGCTCGTCGTCCTGGTGGGGCCGTCGGGCTCCGGGAAGTCGACGTGGGCCGCCGCGCGCTACCGGGGCGAGGAGATCGTGTCCTCAGACGCCCTGCGCGGGGTCGTGGGCAGCGGTCCGCACGACCTGGACGCCAGCGCGGACGCGTTCGACCTGCTCGAGCGGGTGGTGGCGGCCCGCACCGGTCGCGGCTTGACCACGGTCGTGGACACGCTGGGCACCGACGAGGCGCGGCGGCGCGGCTGGCTCGCGCGCGCCCGGGAGGCCGGGCTGCCGGCCGTGCTCGTGGTCCTCGACACGCCGGCCGCGGAGTGCCGCCGTCGCAACGCGGCGCGCGACCGGCCGGTGCCCGCGCCGGTGCTGGCCGCCCAGCTGGCGCGGCACCGTGCGCTGGTGCCGCACCTGGCCCTCGAGGGCTGGGACGTCGTGGCGACGGTCACCGCCGAGGCGCCCGCGCCGACCGCACCGGCGCCTGCGGTGGCGCGAGCGGACCGCCGCACCTCGCAGGGCCTGGCCGTGGTGCTCCAGGTCAGCCGGTTCCCGTGGGGCGAGGAGCCGCTGGCCTGGCTCACCGGCGTGGCCCGCGCGGCCGCGGCGGCCGGCTTCGCGGGACTGTCGGTGATGGACCACCTGATCCAGATCCCGCAGGTCGACCGGGCCTGGGCGCCGATCCCCGAGCCCTGGGTGACGCTCGGGGCCGTGGCCGGCCTGGACCTGGGCCTCGAGCTCGGCACCCTGGTCACGCCGGTGACCTTCCGCGCTCCGGGCATCACCGCCAAGGCCGCCGCGACCCTCGACGTCCTCACCGGTGGGCGGGCCTTCGTCGGCGTCGGCGCGGGGTGGTTCGAGCGCGAGCACGCGGCGTACGGCCTGTCGTTCCCGCCGCCCCGGCAGCGCCTGGACGACCTCGAGCGCGGCATCGCCACCATGCGGGCGCTGTGGGCGCCCGGCACCAAGCCCGCGGCCGAGCTGCCCGAGACCACGAGCTATCCGCGTCCGGTCGGCCCGCTCCCGGTCGTGGTCGGCGGCACCGGCGCGCGCACGCTGCGGATCGCGGCCACCCTCGGCGACGCCGCCAACGTGCCGTCGGCGCGGCCGGCCCTGGACGGGTACGTCGCCGCCCTGCGCCGGCACTCGGAGACCGTGCGCCTCACGGTCCTGGACCTTCCGACGGTCGGCACCGACCGCGAGGACGCGTGGGCGCGGGTCGAGCGGCTGCGCGGGCGGACCTCCGCGGCGGCGTACGCCGAGCGCACGCACGCCGGCAGCGCGGCCGAGCACCGCGACCGGTGGGCCGGCCTCGCCGAGCTGGGGGTGGACACGGTCTTCCTCGGCCTGGCCGACCTCGAGCGGCCCGAGGACGTCGAGCGGCTGGCCCCGCTGCTGCGCTGA
- a CDS encoding acyl-CoA dehydrogenase family protein translates to MSLLQNLRPGGRHGVASTETRDPIGYLVAGLSRLAQTDVLDRLGLRKQAEQAVFTVTRTGFGTVTRASRTFTRSGSRGRDGVRAPSTRASGQFDLTPTEDEQLLVDVVTEFATEVVRPAATEADEACAAPQELLEASLEIGLPILGLPETLGGVAEERSAMAGTLVAEALARGDLGLAVAALAPGSVATAIGLWGTDEQQQTYLPAFTGEDVPAAALALTEPQVLFDVLSPATTAVRDGDGFVLDGVKSLVPRGADAELFVVGALLDGAPVLFLVESSTDGLTVAGDPAMGVRAASLTRLTLDGVRVGPDAVLGATDGSTYTECVRLSRLAWCALAVGTGQAVLDYVTPYVKEREAFGEPVAHRQSVAFMVANIAIELQAMRLLTWKAAARAAAGKDFSREVALARQACKEHGMRIGLDGVQLLGGHGFVKEHPVERWYRDLRAVGVMEGAVLV, encoded by the coding sequence ATGTCGTTGCTCCAGAACCTCCGCCCGGGCGGCCGGCACGGCGTGGCGTCCACCGAGACCCGCGACCCGATCGGCTACCTGGTGGCCGGCCTGAGCCGGCTCGCACAGACCGACGTGCTGGACCGGCTCGGCCTGCGCAAGCAGGCGGAGCAGGCGGTCTTCACCGTGACCCGGACCGGATTCGGCACCGTGACCCGGGCCAGCCGGACCTTCACCCGCAGCGGCTCGCGCGGCCGGGACGGCGTCCGGGCACCGTCGACCAGGGCCAGCGGGCAGTTCGACCTCACGCCGACCGAGGACGAGCAGCTGCTGGTCGACGTGGTGACGGAGTTCGCCACCGAGGTGGTGCGCCCGGCCGCGACCGAGGCCGACGAGGCCTGCGCGGCGCCGCAGGAGCTGCTGGAGGCGAGCCTGGAGATCGGGCTGCCCATCCTGGGCCTCCCCGAGACGCTGGGGGGCGTCGCGGAGGAGCGCTCGGCGATGGCGGGGACCCTGGTGGCCGAGGCCCTCGCCCGCGGGGACCTGGGGCTCGCCGTCGCCGCGCTCGCCCCCGGTTCGGTGGCCACGGCCATCGGGCTGTGGGGCACCGACGAGCAGCAGCAGACCTACCTCCCCGCGTTCACGGGCGAGGACGTCCCCGCCGCCGCCCTGGCGCTGACCGAGCCGCAGGTCCTCTTCGACGTGCTCTCGCCCGCGACCACCGCGGTCCGCGACGGCGACGGCTTCGTCCTCGACGGCGTGAAGTCGCTGGTCCCGCGCGGGGCCGACGCCGAGCTGTTCGTGGTCGGCGCGCTCCTGGACGGCGCGCCGGTGCTCTTCCTGGTCGAGTCCTCCACCGACGGGCTCACCGTCGCGGGCGACCCGGCCATGGGCGTGCGGGCGGCCTCGCTGACCAGGCTGACGCTGGACGGCGTCCGGGTCGGGCCGGACGCGGTCCTCGGGGCGACCGACGGCTCGACGTACACCGAGTGCGTGCGCCTGTCCCGGCTGGCCTGGTGCGCGCTCGCGGTCGGGACCGGCCAGGCCGTGCTCGACTACGTCACGCCGTACGTCAAGGAGCGCGAGGCGTTCGGGGAGCCGGTCGCGCACCGCCAGTCGGTGGCGTTCATGGTGGCCAACATCGCCATCGAGCTGCAGGCCATGCGGCTGCTGACCTGGAAGGCGGCCGCCCGGGCCGCGGCCGGGAAGGACTTCTCCCGCGAGGTCGCGCTGGCCCGGCAGGCCTGCAAGGAGCACGGGATGCGGATCGGCCTCGACGGCGTGCAGCTGCTCGGAGGCCACGGGTTCGTCAAGGAGCACCCGGTGGAGCGGTGGTACCGCGACCTCCGGGCCGTCGGAGTCATGGAAGGCGCGGTGCTGGTCTGA
- a CDS encoding GNAT family N-acetyltransferase, with product MSTPRARVVHLSPEVLAALAGGDVAAAEVLLGRPLPAYLVSPERLGVWRRRATQVVETPEDQPWVTGLLVDEDSGEVVGAAGFHGAPDADGMVEVGYGVDPTHRRRGYARAALLHLLERARAHPDVHTLRATVSPSNTASLGLIAQLPFVEVGEQWDEEDGLETVYELDVRRAAT from the coding sequence GTGAGCACGCCCCGCGCGCGCGTCGTCCACCTCTCCCCCGAGGTCCTTGCGGCCCTCGCGGGCGGCGACGTGGCAGCGGCCGAGGTCCTGCTCGGGCGCCCGCTCCCGGCGTACCTGGTGTCGCCGGAGCGGCTCGGCGTGTGGCGGCGGCGGGCCACCCAGGTCGTCGAAACGCCGGAGGACCAGCCGTGGGTGACCGGGCTGCTGGTCGACGAGGACAGCGGTGAGGTGGTGGGCGCCGCGGGCTTCCACGGCGCCCCGGACGCCGACGGGATGGTCGAGGTGGGCTACGGCGTCGACCCGACGCACCGCCGGCGCGGGTACGCGCGGGCCGCGCTGCTGCACCTGCTCGAGCGCGCCCGGGCGCACCCCGACGTCCACACCCTGCGGGCCACGGTGTCGCCGTCCAACACCGCCTCGCTGGGGCTGATCGCCCAGCTGCCGTTCGTCGAGGTCGGCGAGCAGTGGGACGAGGAGGACGGGCTCGAGACGGTCTACGAGCTCGACGTCCGGCGCGCCGCCACGTAG